TACATTTGTCTTCCATATGTATATTCCTTTTATAAGTTTGATTATTAATTTGGATATCTATAAAATTTGGACATTCACTTTTCTTTGAGAATTATTAAAATTAAGATGTACAATGTTAATTAGAACTTATATAAATATCATATGTATACAATTAATTCCTATAAGTTAATAGGATAAATGCTTTTTAGTTAATTATCAATACTAATAATAATATAAGAATCTAATTTATTAAAGGAAAATATTTAATATTATATATAAATATTTATTTTAAAACAGTTTTATAAAAAGAAAAAATGTGGTAAATTAGAATATATACTAATAATATGGGAATTGTAAATAAATCTTAGTTAATAAACTGACTAAATAATATACTTCCATTAAAAATTGAAAGGAAAAATGGTGATTTTATGAAAATTTCAACAAAAGGTCGATATGGATTAAGGGCTTTAATTGATATATGTTTATTCTCTTCATCAGATATGGTTACTGTAAAAAGCATATCTGAGAGACAAGGGATATCAGAAAGATACTTGGAACAAATATTTTCTTCTTTAAGAAAAGGTGGAATAATTAATGCTAAAAAAGGAGCTCAAGGAGGATATTTTTTAGCAAAGAAGCCTAAAGATTTTAGAATAGGAGATATTTTAAGTGTTTTAGAAGGTGATTTATTGCTGATTGATATTGAACGCGATGAAAATGATATAGAAAATTTTATAAGTGAAAACTTATGGAATGTAATAAATAATAAGATAGTTAATTTCTTTAATTCTATGACATTAGAAGATTTAGTGAATAATTATAAAGAATACAAAAAAGAAGATATGTATTATATTTAATGCCTATACTTTATGATGCTAATATAAAAAATAATTCCAATTGAATGAATTTTACGAAAATTTTTTAAAAAAGCCTTGTAACTGATAGGAAAATATGTTATATTTTTTACAAGTTAAAACCGTTGATAAGAATAGTAGATAATAAAACTAAGTATAAAGAGAATTCGATGTTTGGTGAGAATCGAATGCTAAAGATGTTATTGAATGGGTCTTTGAGGTGATATCTTGAAATTTTAAGAGTAGGGATATACGGGGGTCAGCCGTTAAAATGACAGGATATAAATTTTGAGAGTTAAATAGTATTTTTATAATAGGAAATATTTTTAGTTTAGAAGTATAGTTAATTTTCTCAATTTTAGTATCTGATAATATATACATTAGGTGGTATAACGGAATTATAGCATTTCGTCCTATTTGGACGAAGTGCTTTTTGTATATATAAATTTATTAATCAATAGTTGTATTGGGATAAGGTTTTATTTTTATACAAATTGATTAGACTTTTTATATATAATAATTCACATCACTTGATATTAAGATTTGGGTGGCATAGCGAGTCACTTCGTCCCAATTTGATGGACGGAGTGGCTTTTTATATTTCTAAAAAATATAGATAAATTACTATTGAGTTCTATTTAGCTGGTATTTGAAACAAATAAAATGGCCAAGATCAAAGGAGGTAAGAATATGATCAATATTTCAAAAGAAAGTTTTATTGCAAAGAAAAAATCAAATATTATTTTTTCAGTAATAAGTGAATTTCGAGGTGATGAAATTACACCAATAAAAATACTAAGAGGGTTTAGTGGCAGTAGAAGATTTATTTTTGAAAGTGGAAGTAAAGAAAATTATTTTGGTAGATATTCATATATGGGAGAAAATCCATATAAAGAAATTTGTGGCGATGGTCAAGGAGAAGTAGACCAATTAAAAAAAGAAATTAGAGTTAGTTTTGATAAAAGTACAAATCCATTTTCATTTAATGGTGGAGCTATTGGATATATGGGATATGATTCTATACAACTATATGAAAAAAAACTAAATTTTAAAAATCCAGATGATTTAAAAATGCCTATAATGCGTTTCAATTTTTATAATAGATATCTCTGTTATGATCATTTTACTCATAAGGTATATATTGTAGATAACATTATGGAGAATGATCAAAGAGAATATGATGAAATAATTGCATCACAAAAAGAATATATAAACAGTCTTCTTTATAAGCCAGTTCTAGCAGAAGAACCTGACGATAGAGAGGAAGTTTCCTTTGAATTCTATACCTCTAGAGAAAAATTTATTGAAAATGTTAAAAAAGCAAGAGAACATATTTTAGCTGGAGATATTTTTCAAATTGTTTTATCTCAAAGGATGAAGTGCCAAACTGAAAAGTCATACTTAGAAATATATAGAAGATTAAGAGAAGAAAATCCTTCTCCTTACATGTTCTTACTTGATTTTGATGATTATCAGGTTGTTGGATCATCTCCAGAAAGTCTGGTATCAGTTAAAAATGGCAAAGTTTCTACGAATCCAATAGCAGGTACTAGAAAAAGAGGAGAAACACCAGAAATTGATAGCATCCTTGAAAAAGAACTTACGGAAGATGAAAAGGAACTTGCAGAACACGTTATGCTTGTAGACCTTGGAAGAAATGATATAGGTAAAGTTAGTAAAATAGGAACCGTTAATGTAAGTGATTTTATGAAAGTTGAAAAATTTTCTCATGTAATGCATATAACCACAAAAGTTGTTGGAGATATATTAGATAATAAAGATGGCTTTGAAGCATTAGCAGCATGTCTTCCAGCTGGTACAGTTTCAGGAGCCCCCAAAATAAGAGCTATGGAAATAATAGAGGAACTTGAAGAATGTAAAAGAGGTATTTATTCAGGCTCAGTGGGATATTTTTCTTATGGTGGAGATATGGACATGGCAATTATTATAAGAACTATAATCTTAAAAGCTAAAACAGCATATCTCCAAGCTGGAGCAGGAATTGTATATGATTCAGTGCCAGAAAAAGAATTTGAGGAAATTCAAAATAAATTGATGGTTTTAAAGGAGGTTTTGAGATGATAATTTTAATTGATAATTATGATTCCTTTACATTTAATTTATATCAATATTTAAGTGAGTATGCTGAAACTAAAGTATTTAGAAATGATGAAATTACCATTGATGAGTTAGAAAAGCTTAGTCCTAAAGGTATAGTAATATCACCAGGACCTGGAGTACCAGAAGATGCTGGAATTTCTATAGAAGTTATACAAAAGTTAGGGGAAACAATCCCTATTTTAGGAATATGTCTTGGACATCAAAGTATAGCAACTGCTTATGGTGGTAAGGTCATTAGAGCTGATGAAATTTTTCATGGGAAAACTTCAAAGGTACAAGTTAAGGGAAAAGATATTTTTGAAGGAGTACCAAGAAAAATAGATGTGATGAGATATCATTCCTTAATTGTTGAAAATAGCTCCCTTCCTAATTGTCTTGAAGTTATAGCAGCTACCATTGAGAAAAATGACATTATGGCTATAAAGCATAAAGAATTTGATGTATTTGGGCTTCAGTTTCATCCTGAATCAATATATACACCAAAAGGTAAACATATGATTGGAAATTTTGTAATTAACATCTGTAAAGATACATTAGAAAATTAAATGAAAGAGGGTGAAGATAAAATGACAATAGAAATTGCAATAAAAAAATTAACTTCAAGAGAAGTTTTATCAGAAGATGAAGTTAGAGCTGTAATTAATCAAATAATGAGAGGAGAAGCAACTTCAGCACAAATAGGTGCTTTCTTAATAGGTCTTAAGATTAATGGAGAAACTCCAAGTCAAATTTTAGGTGCTGTTAAAGCATTAAGGGATAATTTTACACCAGTAAAAATTGTAAAGCCAAAGCATTTGATAGATACTTGTGGAACTGGTGGAGATGGTGCTAAGACGTTTAATATTTCCACTGCAGTAGCAATAGTAGCTGCAAGTGGTGGTGCAAAAGTTGCTAAACATGGAAATCGTGCAGTTTCAAGCAAAAGTGGAAGCGCTGATGTTCTTAATGAACTTGGTATAAAGATTGATTTTGATGAAAATCAAAGCAGAGAAATAATCGAAAAAAATGGAATGGCATTTTTGTTTGCACCAATGTACAATGGAGCAATGAAAAACGTTGCAAATGAAAGAAAAGAATTAGGAACAAGAACTATTTTCAATATAATAGGACCACTTTCAAATCCAGCACCATTAACTGGACAACTTTTAGGAGTATATGATAAAACATTAATTCAACCTATTGGAGAAGCTTTATTAAATTTAGGATTAAATAGAGCAATGGTAGTATGTGGTGATGACGGGCTAGATGAAATAACAACAACTACAACAACAAATGTTTGTGAAATTAAAAATGGGAAATTAATATCTTATAAATTAGATCCTGAGACCCTTGGATTTAAAAAAGCTGAATTAAAAGAAATAAAAGGTGGAGATGCTAAAGAAAATGCAAGAATTATCTTAAAAATCTTAAAAGGTGAAAAAGGGCCCGCTAGAGATATTGTTGCTTTAAATGCTGGAGCAGCACTTTATGTAGCAGAACTTGTTGATTCAATAAAAGTTGGCATAGAAAAAGCCAATGAGCTTATTGATTCAGGAATTGCATTTGAGAAATATAAAGAACTTGTGAATATAAGTTAATGTGAGGTGATATTTTGATTTTAGATGATATTATAGCAAAGAAAAAAATAAGAGTTAATAAGAGAAAACAAGAAATTCCAATAAAAGAATTAGAAAAGCAAGCTCTACAAATTGTTAAAGCTGAAAAAGAATCAAATTATATAAATCCTTTCAGAGCTGAATTAGTTAATGATGGCTTATCTGTAATAGGAGAATTTAAGAAAGCTTCGCCATCAAAAGGTATAATAGTTGAAAATTTTAATATAAAAGAAATATTAAATTATTATACCTACATAGGTGTAGATGTATTTTCGATTTTAACTGAAGAAGATTTCTTTTTAGGTAGTGATAACTATCTTAAGGAAATACGAAAAGCTTCACATATACCTATTCTTAGAAAGGATTTTATAATAGATTTTTATCAAATTTATGAAGCTAAAGTTCTTGGAGCAAGTGGTATTTTACTTATTGTAAGTGTTTTAGGTGATAAGTTAGGAGAATTTTATAAGGAAGCAAAGAGATTTAATTTAGAACCTTTAGTTGAAATTCATAATAAAGAAGAATTGGATTTGGCCTTAAAATTTGATTGTGAAATTATTGGGATAAATAATAGGGATTTAAAGACCTTTAATGTAGCACTTAATACAACAAAAGAACTTATTAGCTATATACCAAAAGATAAAATAATTATAGCTGAAAGTGGAATTATGAGTATTGAAGATCTAAAAACCATAAGTCAGTTTGGAGCTAATGGAGTATTGATAGGAGAATTGTTTATGAGGAATATAGACAAT
The window above is part of the Clostridium saccharoperbutylacetonicum N1-4(HMT) genome. Proteins encoded here:
- a CDS encoding RrF2 family transcriptional regulator; the protein is MKISTKGRYGLRALIDICLFSSSDMVTVKSISERQGISERYLEQIFSSLRKGGIINAKKGAQGGYFLAKKPKDFRIGDILSVLEGDLLLIDIERDENDIENFISENLWNVINNKIVNFFNSMTLEDLVNNYKEYKKEDMYYI
- the trpE gene encoding anthranilate synthase component I, coding for MINISKESFIAKKKSNIIFSVISEFRGDEITPIKILRGFSGSRRFIFESGSKENYFGRYSYMGENPYKEICGDGQGEVDQLKKEIRVSFDKSTNPFSFNGGAIGYMGYDSIQLYEKKLNFKNPDDLKMPIMRFNFYNRYLCYDHFTHKVYIVDNIMENDQREYDEIIASQKEYINSLLYKPVLAEEPDDREEVSFEFYTSREKFIENVKKAREHILAGDIFQIVLSQRMKCQTEKSYLEIYRRLREENPSPYMFLLDFDDYQVVGSSPESLVSVKNGKVSTNPIAGTRKRGETPEIDSILEKELTEDEKELAEHVMLVDLGRNDIGKVSKIGTVNVSDFMKVEKFSHVMHITTKVVGDILDNKDGFEALAACLPAGTVSGAPKIRAMEIIEELEECKRGIYSGSVGYFSYGGDMDMAIIIRTIILKAKTAYLQAGAGIVYDSVPEKEFEEIQNKLMVLKEVLR
- a CDS encoding anthranilate synthase component II: MIILIDNYDSFTFNLYQYLSEYAETKVFRNDEITIDELEKLSPKGIVISPGPGVPEDAGISIEVIQKLGETIPILGICLGHQSIATAYGGKVIRADEIFHGKTSKVQVKGKDIFEGVPRKIDVMRYHSLIVENSSLPNCLEVIAATIEKNDIMAIKHKEFDVFGLQFHPESIYTPKGKHMIGNFVINICKDTLEN
- the trpD gene encoding anthranilate phosphoribosyltransferase, coding for MTIEIAIKKLTSREVLSEDEVRAVINQIMRGEATSAQIGAFLIGLKINGETPSQILGAVKALRDNFTPVKIVKPKHLIDTCGTGGDGAKTFNISTAVAIVAASGGAKVAKHGNRAVSSKSGSADVLNELGIKIDFDENQSREIIEKNGMAFLFAPMYNGAMKNVANERKELGTRTIFNIIGPLSNPAPLTGQLLGVYDKTLIQPIGEALLNLGLNRAMVVCGDDGLDEITTTTTTNVCEIKNGKLISYKLDPETLGFKKAELKEIKGGDAKENARIILKILKGEKGPARDIVALNAGAALYVAELVDSIKVGIEKANELIDSGIAFEKYKELVNIS
- the trpC gene encoding indole-3-glycerol phosphate synthase TrpC, coding for MILDDIIAKKKIRVNKRKQEIPIKELEKQALQIVKAEKESNYINPFRAELVNDGLSVIGEFKKASPSKGIIVENFNIKEILNYYTYIGVDVFSILTEEDFFLGSDNYLKEIRKASHIPILRKDFIIDFYQIYEAKVLGASGILLIVSVLGDKLGEFYKEAKRFNLEPLVEIHNKEELDLALKFDCEIIGINNRDLKTFNVALNTTKELISYIPKDKIIIAESGIMSIEDLKTISQFGANGVLIGELFMRNIDNKAFKNQYKNFRNNNQKNKEIIHL